Proteins from one Sarcophilus harrisii chromosome 2, mSarHar1.11, whole genome shotgun sequence genomic window:
- the TMEM74B gene encoding transmembrane protein 74B isoform X2: MASSSSLELRTLGNGPRAPKRTLSQWTSAPEGRPSPSPLQREGIENTCFSEEEEQETCFKSQQEAVPGSSSSPHGDGSSHPHSQRDDLSPRSEEGMGTETAGHSVDYGFIFALVFLVSGILLVVVAYAIPREARVNPDTVSAREMERLEMYYARLGSHLDKCIIAGLGLLTLGGMLLSILLMVSLVKGELYRRRNLAESRGPRKTYGSINLRMRQLNGDGVQVLVENEVVQLTHSHPIHPGTYTSLSPPLNMCDGGTVCG, from the coding sequence ATGGACATCAGCACCAGAAGGGAGGCCCAGCCCCTCACCCCTGCAGAGAGAGGGAATCGAGAATACTTGCTTTTctgaggaggaggaacaggagaCCTGTTTCAAGAGTCAACAGGAGGCTGTTCCTGGCAGCTCATCCAGTCCACATGGCGATGGCTCCTCACACCCCCATTCCCAGAGAGACGACCTTTCTCCAAGGTCAGAAGAGGGCATGGGGACGGAGACCGCAGGCCACTCTGTAGACTATGGCTTCATCTTTGCCTTAGTCTTCTTGGTGAGTGGAATCCTGTTGGTGGTGGTAGCCTATGCTATTCCCCGGGAAGCCAGGGTGAACCCAGACACAGTATCGGCTCGGGAGATGGAGAGGTTGGAAATGTATTATGCCCGTCTGGGTTCCCACTTGGACAAGTGTATCATTGCTGGATTGGGCCTCCTTACCTTGGGGGGCATGCTGCTGTCCATCCTACTGATGGTGTCTCTCGTCAAAGGGGAACTCTACCGAAGGAGAAACTTGGCTGAGTCCAGAGGCCCTCGAAAAACTTATGGTTCTATAAACCTGAGGATGAGGCAGCTTAATGGGGATGGGGTTCAGGTGCTGGTGGAAAATGAGGTCGTCCAGTTGACACACTCTCACCCAATCCATCCAGGAACCTAcacttctctctcccctcccctaaacaTGTGTGATGGTGGCACAGTCTGTGGGTAG